GCTCGCCACCGGCGTATTGTCAATGGCCACAATCACGTCGCCCCCGACCGGTACGCGCTGGCCTCCTGTCAGAACCGTCCGCTGCGTGCCCCGCAGCCCCGCCTTTTCGGCGGGTGCACCCGGGATGACCCGGTCGACGTAAGCGCCCCGCGTCTGACGCGCAAGCCCGTTGGCCTGGGCAAGCTGGGGCGTCAAGGTGGTGCCGCTCACCCCGAGCCACGGCCAATCGTAGCGGCCCCGCTCGATGAGCGCCGGCACCACGCGCTTGACCAGGCTCACCGGCACCGCAAAGCCCGCCCCCTGGAAAATCCCCGTGGCACTGCGGATGGCCGTGGTCACGCCGATGACCAGACCCGACGAGTCCACCAGCGGGCCTCCCGAGTTGCCGGGGTTGATGCTGGCGTCTGTTTGGATGATGTCGGGGATAACGAACTCGCTCAGCGAGGCCGGGATGGTGCGGTGAAGTCCGGAGACGATCCCCACCGTCATGGTGCCGCTCAGACCAAAGGGGTTGCCAACGGCGATGGCCTGCTGCCCGACCTGCAACGTGTCCGAGTCCCCCAGCTGCAGCGGCTGCACGTCGGGCGGAAGCTCGTCCACCTTCACCACGGCGAGGTCGCTGTCACGGTCGGTGCCCACCACCCGGCCCTCGAGCACCGTCCCGTCGAGGAACGCGACCTCCACGGAGCGTGCGCCGCTCACCACGTGGTTGTTGGTAACGATGTACCCGCGCGGGTCGATGACGAAACCCGATCCCTGCCCGTCTTCCTTGCTGAGGCTGACCACCGCCGGGGCAACCCGCCGGTAGATGGCAACCAGCACCTCTTCGCCCGGCTTCAGCGCGCTCAAGGGCCGCGCCGACAGCAGGGCGATACCCGCCGCTGCCACTACCACCATCGCCACGCTCGCAACGAGCCGAACCGGCCTCCGCCGCGCCTCCTGCCGCACCGCCCGGCCTCCCTCGGGCATGGATTTCCGGTATGAGCCTATTGTACGCGGGTCACCGGAAGCGATGGAAGCGGGGCCGAGCAGGGGCGTTCGAGGTGCCGTCGAAACCGATGCCTGTTGGCCTCAGGGCGTTTACGGCGGGAGGTAGCGTCGTGCATTCTGTGGACACTCGCGCGGACCGGGCGCACGCGATGCGCTTCATCGTTCTTTTGGGCCTCGTGAGCCTGTTCGCCGACATGACCTACGAGGGGGCCCGCAGCGCGACCGGCCCCTTCTTGCTTTCGCTGGGCGCGAGCGCCGGCGTCGTGGGTGCCGTGGCCGGCCTCGGGGAACTGCTCGGGTATGCCATCCGCCTCGGCTCCGGCTACCTGACCGACCGCATCCGGCGATACTGGCTCCTGACGGGGATAGGCTACGGGGTCAACCTGCTTGCCGTGCCGCTCCTGGCCCTCGCCGGCAACTGGCAGGTCGCCGCCGGCCTTGTCCTCCTCGAACGCATCGGCAAAGCCGTGCGAACGCCCTCCCGGGACGTGATGCTGTCGTTTGCCACCCGGCAGGTGGGCCGGGGGTTCGGGTTCGGCCTGCACGAGATGCTGGACCAGATCGGTGCCGTCGCCGGGCCGCTGCTGGTGGCGGGCGCGCTGTTCACCGGCGAAGGGTACCGGAGAGGGTTCGCCGTGCTCCTGGCGCCCGCCATGCTCGCGCTGGGCGTGCTGGCGGCGGCACGTGCCATCTTCCCGGCCCCGGCCCGGTTCGAACAGGACGAGAACGGCGCCCCGGCACCCCGTGCGGGCCCGTTGGAGGGCACGGCCGCGCACACCGCGGCCGCGGCCGTCCGTGCCCGGCTGGGGCGTCCGTTCTGGCTGTACGTTGCCTTCACGGCCGTGGCGGTGGCGGGCTTCGCCCAC
This window of the Bacillota bacterium genome carries:
- a CDS encoding trypsin-like peptidase domain-containing protein — protein: MRQEARRRPVRLVASVAMVVVAAAGIALLSARPLSALKPGEEVLVAIYRRVAPAVVSLSKEDGQGSGFVIDPRGYIVTNNHVVSGARSVEVAFLDGTVLEGRVVGTDRDSDLAVVKVDELPPDVQPLQLGDSDTLQVGQQAIAVGNPFGLSGTMTVGIVSGLHRTIPASLSEFVIPDIIQTDASINPGNSGGPLVDSSGLVIGVTTAIRSATGIFQGAGFAVPVSLVKRVVPALIERGRYDWPWLGVSGTTLTPQLAQANGLARQTRGAYVDRVIPGAPAEKAGLRGTQRTVLTGGQRVPVGGDVIVAIDNTPVASFDDLLVYIARYTEVGKTVRVKVLRGGQTLELRAQLEARPAQVPDER
- a CDS encoding MFS transporter, whose protein sequence is MHSVDTRADRAHAMRFIVLLGLVSLFADMTYEGARSATGPFLLSLGASAGVVGAVAGLGELLGYAIRLGSGYLTDRIRRYWLLTGIGYGVNLLAVPLLALAGNWQVAAGLVLLERIGKAVRTPSRDVMLSFATRQVGRGFGFGLHEMLDQIGAVAGPLLVAGALFTGEGYRRGFAVLLAPAMLALGVLAAARAIFPAPARFEQDENGAPAPRAGPLEGTAAHTAAAAVRARLGRPFWLYVAFTAVAVAGFAHFQLISYHIKARGLMDDPSIPLAFALAMGVDALTALVVGKLYDRIGMGALLALPAATIPATVLAFGGSPGAAWAGVALWGMVMGVQETIMRAAIADLAPPEVRGSAYGIFNTAFGGAWFLGSTAMGLLYEVSAAWVVTFSVTMQLLAVPLFAAVHRASPRPA